A genomic stretch from Sulfuriferula thiophila includes:
- the nudB gene encoding dihydroneopterin triphosphate diphosphatase — MHYKTPESVLVVIHTPDQQVLLMERADHPDWWQSVTGSMESGELPEQTAVREILEETGLDATQFQLQDWGYSNQYEIYDCFRHRYAPGVTHNTEHVFGLVVPKKLNITLAPREHLRYIWLSAQLAADKCFSPSNQAAINLLIKGQP; from the coding sequence ATGCATTACAAAACACCCGAATCTGTCCTCGTCGTTATTCACACTCCCGATCAGCAGGTTTTATTGATGGAACGAGCTGACCATCCTGACTGGTGGCAATCCGTCACCGGCAGCATGGAATCTGGCGAACTGCCAGAACAAACCGCAGTTCGTGAAATCCTTGAAGAAACTGGTCTAGACGCTACGCAATTTCAGTTGCAAGACTGGGGCTACAGCAATCAGTATGAAATATACGATTGTTTCCGCCATCGCTATGCCCCCGGCGTTACTCACAATACCGAGCATGTATTCGGCTTGGTCGTCCCGAAAAAACTCAACATCACACTCGCGCCACGTGAACATCTGCGCTATATTTGGTTATCAGCACAACTTGCTGCCGACAAATGCTTTTCGCCCAGCAATCAGGCAGCCATTAATCTATTAATAAAGGGACAACCATGA
- the ppk1 gene encoding polyphosphate kinase 1: MNSLHTTDQFLNRELSLLAFNERVLAQAQDVQMPLLERLKFICIVSSNLDEFFEVRVAGLKERAAMTPHYQSPDGHTAKQTLQELEPRVRALVDRQYEVLNRDILPQLSERGIRFLRRNHWNDAQAAWVRDYFFRELMPVLTPIGLDPAHPFPRVLNKSLNFAVELSGRDAFGRSSGAAVVQAPRSLPRVILMPSEIAGCEYGFVFLSSILHAHVNELFSGMKVEGCYQFRVTRNSELFVDEEEIKNLRDALQGELSQRNFGDAVRLEVADNCSVEMANFLLSQFNLKQEDLYQVNGLVNLVRLMQIPGQVDRPDLKFPEFVPGFPAALGKSDDMFSVIRKGDVLLHHPFQSFQPVIDFIRQAADDPNVLAIRQTVYRTGTDSMLMEALIRAAQAGKEVTVVVELMARFDEEANINWSAKLEQAGAHVVYGVVGHKTHAKMALVVRREQNQLRRYAHLGTGNYHARTARLYTDFGLLTCHDVICNDVNEVFTQLTGLGSASHLKHLWQSPFSLHSQAILAIKRETEHARAGRPASVFVKMNALLEPQVILALYEASQAGVQVDLVIRGACALKPGHPGLSDNIRVRSVIGRFLEHTRILYFRNDGADDIYLSSADWMDRNFFRRIEVAFPILDPKLKKRVLAEGIKPYLKDNSQAWEMESNGNYRQRHSRRAKPICAQEQLLLSMAKVV, translated from the coding sequence ATGAATTCATTACATACTACCGATCAATTTCTTAACCGTGAATTAAGTTTGCTTGCGTTCAATGAGCGCGTCCTGGCCCAGGCTCAGGATGTACAAATGCCGCTACTGGAGCGATTAAAATTCATCTGTATCGTCAGCAGCAATCTGGATGAGTTTTTTGAAGTGCGCGTAGCCGGGTTGAAGGAACGTGCCGCGATGACTCCCCATTACCAGTCACCTGATGGGCACACAGCAAAGCAGACGTTGCAGGAGTTGGAACCACGGGTGCGTGCTCTGGTTGATCGCCAGTATGAAGTGCTGAATCGCGACATCCTGCCGCAATTGAGTGAGCGGGGTATACGCTTTCTGCGGCGTAATCACTGGAATGATGCGCAGGCAGCCTGGGTGCGCGACTATTTTTTCCGTGAACTGATGCCGGTGCTGACGCCGATTGGTCTGGATCCGGCTCACCCATTTCCACGCGTCCTGAATAAGAGCTTGAATTTTGCGGTTGAGTTGTCCGGGCGCGATGCTTTTGGTAGAAGTTCAGGTGCTGCCGTAGTGCAGGCGCCACGATCGTTACCCCGTGTAATTCTGATGCCGTCGGAGATTGCCGGTTGCGAGTATGGTTTTGTGTTCCTGTCATCTATCTTGCATGCTCACGTCAATGAGCTGTTTTCCGGCATGAAGGTGGAAGGTTGTTACCAGTTCCGCGTTACCCGTAATTCCGAACTGTTTGTGGATGAGGAAGAAATCAAGAATTTGCGCGATGCGTTGCAGGGTGAGTTGTCGCAGCGCAATTTTGGTGATGCTGTCAGGCTGGAAGTTGCGGATAATTGTTCAGTGGAAATGGCAAACTTTCTGCTCAGTCAGTTCAATCTAAAGCAAGAAGATTTGTACCAGGTGAATGGCCTGGTGAATCTGGTGCGGTTAATGCAGATTCCCGGTCAGGTGGATAGGCCGGATCTGAAGTTCCCTGAGTTTGTGCCTGGTTTTCCGGCTGCGCTGGGCAAATCCGATGATATGTTCAGCGTGATTCGCAAAGGCGATGTGCTGCTGCATCACCCCTTCCAGAGTTTTCAGCCGGTAATTGATTTTATCCGGCAGGCAGCGGATGACCCGAATGTGCTGGCAATACGGCAAACCGTATATCGCACTGGTACCGACTCGATGCTGATGGAGGCGCTTATTCGTGCGGCTCAGGCTGGTAAGGAGGTGACCGTCGTGGTCGAGTTGATGGCACGCTTTGATGAAGAAGCCAATATCAACTGGTCGGCCAAGCTTGAGCAGGCGGGTGCTCATGTGGTGTACGGCGTGGTAGGGCATAAAACTCATGCCAAGATGGCGCTGGTGGTCAGGCGTGAGCAGAATCAGCTACGTCGTTACGCCCACTTGGGTACGGGAAATTATCATGCGCGTACCGCCAGGCTCTATACCGATTTTGGTTTACTGACGTGCCATGATGTCATCTGCAATGATGTCAACGAAGTGTTTACCCAACTGACTGGTCTTGGCAGTGCTTCGCATTTGAAACATTTGTGGCAGTCGCCGTTCAGCTTGCATAGTCAGGCCATTCTGGCGATCAAGCGGGAGACGGAACATGCACGTGCCGGCCGCCCTGCCTCGGTATTCGTCAAGATGAATGCGTTGCTGGAGCCGCAGGTCATTCTGGCGCTGTATGAAGCCTCGCAGGCGGGGGTGCAGGTTGATCTGGTCATCCGTGGTGCCTGTGCACTTAAGCCTGGTCATCCCGGGCTGTCAGACAATATTCGTGTGCGTTCAGTGATCGGACGCTTTCTGGAACATACTCGTATCCTGTATTTCCGTAATGATGGTGCTGATGATATTTATTTATCGAGTGCGGACTGGATGGACCGGAATTTCTTCCGCCGTATCGAGGTGGCATTCCCGATTCTGGATCCAAAACTGAAAAAGAGGGTGTTGGCCGAAGGCATCAAGCCCTATCTCAAGGATAATTCACAGGCGTGGGAAATGGAGTCTAACGGCAATTATCGCCAGCGCCATTCACGGCGTGCCAAACCAATCTGTGCTCAGGAACAACTGTTGTTGAGCATGGCAAAAGTAGTGTAG
- a CDS encoding STAS/SEC14 domain-containing protein, whose translation MINITTENNIVRAAALGEFTIADFHEFEETILHGIKFQGTVNLQIDLRDMLDFTIDVAWEELRFSRVHANDFGKIAIITSSEWISWSAWINQLFVEADIMVFDTLEPAESWLKQA comes from the coding sequence ATGATCAATATAACGACTGAAAACAATATCGTACGTGCAGCAGCGTTAGGCGAATTCACGATTGCCGACTTTCATGAATTTGAAGAAACCATACTGCACGGCATCAAATTTCAGGGCACCGTGAATCTGCAAATCGATTTACGCGACATGCTAGACTTCACCATCGATGTTGCCTGGGAAGAATTACGCTTTAGTCGCGTACACGCCAATGATTTTGGCAAAATTGCCATTATCACCAGCAGCGAGTGGATTAGCTGGAGTGCGTGGATCAATCAGTTGTTTGTCGAAGCCGACATTATGGTATTCGATACGCTTGAGCCTGCAGAAAGCTGGCTGAAACAAGCCTGA
- the glgB gene encoding 1,4-alpha-glucan branching protein GlgB — protein MNKALHRIQQGTHHDPFDVLGWHPQPGGDWLLRLFMPAAERLALVDGSMLARVEGSDVFELRVAEKIQQHPRLRWQDKASDAWHETVSPYTFTPQIGELDLYLLAAGKHHHAWHVLGSRLCVIDGIAGCQFAVWAPGVQRVSVVADFNQWDGRSHPMRSRGESGIWELFVPGLQAGLAYKYEILGRHGQLSIKADPYAQQAFIRPETASCIPSVSQYAWQDTDWITRRAQFDWQHQPISVYELHVGSWRRHADGSFYSWAELGASLIPYVRELGYTHIELLPIAEHPLDESWGYQVSGYYAPTARYGSPDDLRAFVDACHQANLGVILDWVPAHFPKDDFGLARFTGEPLYEHADPRRGEHQDWGTLIFDFGRNEVKNFLVANALYWIDEFHIDGLRVDAVASMIYLDYSRKAGEWVPNQYGGRENLEALAFLRELNTVVHGEFAGVLTIAEESTAWPMVSRPVELGGLGFSMKWNMGWMNDNLAYIEQDPVHRKYHHDQLTFSQIYAYTENFVLPLSHDEVVHLKGSMLDKMPGDYWQKFANLRLFYAWQYAHPGKKLLFMGCEFGQWNEWSDRGELDWTLQQFPVHDGVRHLVQDLNRLYTTQPALHQYDFESRGFAWIDCHDSDQSVLSLMRKSDTEQIIVLLNFTPVPRMAYRIGVPQGGVYVEMLNTDSAYYGGSNSGNAGELHSEALPWMGFTQSLVLTLPPLAAVYLKLKTE, from the coding sequence ATGAATAAAGCCTTACACCGCATACAACAAGGTACACATCATGATCCTTTCGACGTACTGGGCTGGCATCCGCAGCCGGGTGGGGATTGGTTACTCCGTTTATTCATGCCTGCCGCTGAAAGGCTGGCGCTGGTGGATGGCAGCATGTTGGCACGGGTTGAGGGCAGTGACGTATTCGAGCTGCGTGTAGCAGAAAAAATTCAGCAGCATCCGCGCTTGCGCTGGCAGGATAAGGCGAGCGATGCATGGCATGAAACTGTCAGTCCATACACGTTCACCCCGCAAATAGGCGAGCTGGATTTGTATTTGCTGGCGGCTGGCAAGCATCATCATGCCTGGCACGTGCTTGGATCACGCTTGTGCGTGATTGATGGTATTGCGGGTTGCCAGTTTGCGGTTTGGGCGCCCGGCGTGCAGCGGGTAAGTGTTGTCGCGGATTTTAATCAATGGGATGGGCGCAGTCATCCAATGCGCTCACGCGGTGAGAGTGGTATCTGGGAATTATTTGTCCCCGGTTTGCAGGCCGGGCTGGCTTATAAATACGAAATCCTCGGGCGGCATGGTCAGTTGTCCATTAAAGCCGATCCTTATGCGCAGCAGGCGTTCATTCGCCCTGAGACGGCATCATGCATCCCTTCAGTCAGCCAGTATGCCTGGCAAGATACGGACTGGATAACGCGGCGTGCCCAGTTTGACTGGCAGCATCAGCCCATTAGTGTCTATGAGCTGCATGTCGGCTCCTGGCGACGCCATGCGGATGGCTCGTTCTATAGCTGGGCCGAATTGGGCGCGAGTTTGATTCCCTATGTACGCGAGCTGGGGTATACCCATATCGAGTTGCTGCCGATTGCTGAGCATCCGCTGGATGAGTCGTGGGGTTATCAGGTGTCCGGCTATTATGCGCCGACCGCTCGCTACGGTTCTCCTGACGATTTGCGTGCGTTTGTGGATGCCTGTCATCAGGCTAATCTGGGGGTGATTCTGGATTGGGTGCCGGCCCATTTTCCCAAAGATGATTTCGGTCTGGCACGCTTCACTGGCGAGCCCTTGTATGAACATGCCGACCCGCGGCGCGGAGAGCATCAGGACTGGGGTACGCTGATCTTTGATTTCGGGCGTAACGAGGTCAAAAATTTTCTGGTTGCCAATGCGCTGTACTGGATAGATGAATTCCATATCGACGGCTTGCGAGTCGATGCGGTCGCTTCCATGATTTATCTGGATTATTCGCGTAAAGCCGGTGAGTGGGTGCCGAATCAATATGGCGGGCGCGAGAATCTGGAGGCGCTTGCCTTCCTGCGCGAATTGAACACCGTGGTACACGGTGAGTTTGCCGGTGTGCTGACGATTGCAGAAGAGTCCACAGCATGGCCAATGGTATCGCGCCCTGTCGAGTTGGGTGGTTTGGGCTTTTCCATGAAATGGAACATGGGCTGGATGAACGATAATCTGGCCTACATCGAACAGGATCCGGTGCATCGCAAGTATCACCATGATCAACTGACTTTCAGCCAGATTTACGCATATACAGAAAATTTTGTACTGCCGCTGTCACATGATGAAGTTGTGCATCTCAAGGGCAGTATGCTGGATAAAATGCCGGGAGATTACTGGCAGAAATTTGCCAATCTGCGGCTATTTTATGCCTGGCAGTATGCGCATCCCGGCAAGAAACTGTTATTCATGGGCTGCGAGTTCGGGCAGTGGAATGAATGGAGTGACCGCGGGGAGCTGGACTGGACCTTGCAGCAGTTCCCTGTTCACGATGGAGTTCGGCATCTGGTACAGGATTTGAACCGGCTTTACACCACCCAGCCAGCGCTGCATCAATACGATTTCGAATCGCGTGGTTTTGCCTGGATTGATTGTCACGATAGCGATCAGTCGGTATTAAGCCTGATGCGCAAAAGTGATACCGAACAAATTATTGTGCTACTGAATTTTACGCCTGTTCCACGCATGGCTTATCGTATTGGTGTGCCGCAGGGTGGCGTGTATGTAGAAATGCTTAATACCGACTCGGCTTATTACGGCGGCAGCAATAGTGGCAACGCGGGGGAATTGCATAGCGAAGCGTTGCCGTGGATGGGATTCACTCAATCGCTGGTCTTGACCTTGCCGCCATTGGCAGCGGTGTATCTGAAACTAAAAACGGAATAA
- a CDS encoding SixA phosphatase family protein encodes MHYIKRQPIPQPDNIILSHTHTIMADLGKTMDLILWRHADAVDGIPDMQRELTPKGIKQAQLMAGWLNSRLPEDTRVLVSPAIRAQQTVAALERPYTTDKAIAPEADAMALLLAAGWPDAGGTVLLVGHQPGFGRAAMLLLAGIETEMSIKKGGVVWISNRVRQTTQQNVLRVLMSPDMV; translated from the coding sequence ATGCACTATATCAAGCGCCAACCGATTCCTCAGCCGGATAACATCATTTTGTCACATACCCACACTATTATGGCGGATTTAGGCAAAACCATGGATTTGATTTTATGGCGGCATGCGGATGCTGTTGACGGCATCCCTGACATGCAACGCGAATTGACGCCAAAAGGCATTAAACAGGCTCAGCTTATGGCAGGCTGGCTGAATAGCAGACTGCCTGAAGATACCCGTGTTTTAGTGAGTCCGGCTATCCGCGCACAACAGACTGTAGCCGCGCTTGAACGCCCCTATACAACAGACAAGGCCATAGCACCTGAAGCAGACGCCATGGCTTTATTGCTTGCTGCTGGCTGGCCGGATGCGGGCGGCACGGTGCTGCTGGTTGGTCACCAACCCGGCTTCGGGCGTGCCGCCATGCTTTTGCTGGCAGGTATAGAGACCGAGATGTCGATCAAAAAAGGTGGCGTGGTGTGGATCAGCAACCGCGTCCGCCAGACTACCCAGCAAAATGTATTACGCGTATTAATGTCACCAGATATGGTATAA
- a CDS encoding CYTH domain-containing protein → MTAEIELKLALAPDAVTAFLQLPILVAAGNPQRKLLLSRYFDTPALDLMKQRAALRVRSIGQQWVQTIKIGGTVINGLHSRPEWETPVPDDQPHPELFTEPSVHTVLTADIIKQLHPVFQTEFWRSAWLINFQGSHIEVALDQGEVSSKGHSAPICEVELELKSGQVDALTELARIFSQQITLTPDSISKAQRGYALYQAPTDSSAG, encoded by the coding sequence ATGACAGCCGAAATCGAACTGAAACTCGCACTCGCACCGGATGCAGTAACAGCGTTCCTGCAACTCCCCATTTTAGTCGCTGCCGGAAATCCGCAACGCAAATTATTATTAAGCCGCTATTTTGACACACCCGCGCTGGATTTGATGAAACAGCGTGCCGCCTTGCGCGTACGCAGCATCGGCCAGCAATGGGTGCAAACCATCAAGATCGGCGGCACTGTAATCAATGGCCTGCATTCCCGACCGGAATGGGAAACACCGGTACCGGATGACCAGCCACATCCTGAACTGTTCACCGAACCATCCGTGCACACAGTACTCACAGCGGATATTATCAAACAACTGCACCCGGTTTTTCAAACTGAATTCTGGCGCAGCGCCTGGCTCATCAACTTTCAAGGCAGCCATATCGAAGTCGCGCTTGACCAGGGTGAAGTCAGTAGTAAGGGGCACAGCGCTCCGATCTGCGAAGTAGAACTGGAACTGAAATCAGGACAGGTGGATGCGCTAACCGAACTTGCCCGGATTTTTTCACAGCAAATTACCCTGACACCCGACTCCATCAGCAAAGCACAGCGTGGCTATGCACTATATCAAGCGCCAACCGATTCCTCAGCCGGATAA
- the glgA gene encoding glycogen synthase GlgA — protein sequence MTVSIRVLFAASEVYPLVKTGGLGDVGYSLPHALHRAGADVRLVLPAYRTVLAQVENIRILGWLEVRGAKRTHSVRILEVRHPDFAFPLWLVDCQVLFDRPGNPYVRADGQDWPDNAERFTVFARAVTDLARDVLGIHWQADVVHANDWQTGLVPALLGEFPHPPKRIFTIHNMAYGGHFSLADFNRLALPLHWWTHEGVEFYGGFSMLKAGIVYADEVTTVSPTYAREICTSEFGYGLHGVLQVYRHKLHGILNGIDEAVWDPATDAYLPAHYSANRRQPGKALNKQALLARFGMATDDLAMQVPLFGMVSRLVQQKGLDLVLAALPHWLAHTDARFVFVGSGDSKYEASLCEFAVGYPHRIGVCIGYDEALAHLVEAGSDLFLMPSQFEPCGLNQMYSLRYGTPPVVYRTGGLADTVIDASMEHQTQGIANGFVFDKFDVETLIATVERAIACYDQPRLWQALLRTGMKHSFGWEHSAQSYLALYRATSSK from the coding sequence ATGACTGTATCAATACGGGTCCTGTTTGCCGCAAGCGAGGTTTACCCTTTAGTTAAAACCGGCGGGCTGGGTGATGTGGGGTATAGCTTGCCTCATGCATTACATCGTGCAGGTGCTGACGTGCGTCTGGTGTTGCCGGCCTACCGTACGGTGCTGGCTCAGGTCGAAAACATTCGCATACTGGGCTGGCTGGAAGTGCGTGGCGCAAAGCGCACACATTCGGTGCGTATTCTGGAAGTACGCCACCCTGATTTTGCATTCCCGCTCTGGCTGGTGGATTGCCAGGTGCTGTTTGATCGTCCAGGCAATCCTTATGTGCGCGCAGATGGCCAGGACTGGCCAGATAATGCTGAGCGATTCACCGTATTTGCGAGAGCTGTCACAGATTTGGCACGCGACGTGCTAGGTATTCATTGGCAGGCGGATGTGGTGCATGCTAACGATTGGCAAACGGGTTTGGTGCCGGCATTGTTAGGTGAGTTCCCCCACCCGCCCAAGCGTATATTTACGATTCATAACATGGCATACGGTGGGCATTTCAGTCTGGCTGATTTCAACCGTCTGGCATTGCCGCTCCATTGGTGGACACATGAAGGTGTCGAATTTTACGGTGGATTTTCCATGTTAAAAGCAGGCATAGTCTATGCGGATGAAGTGACGACAGTCAGCCCTACTTATGCACGTGAAATCTGCACTTCGGAATTTGGCTATGGTTTACATGGTGTGCTGCAAGTGTATCGGCACAAGCTGCACGGCATTCTCAACGGTATTGATGAAGCGGTCTGGGATCCGGCGACAGACGCTTATTTGCCCGCGCATTATTCTGCCAATCGTCGCCAGCCGGGCAAAGCGTTAAACAAACAGGCGTTGCTGGCCCGCTTCGGAATGGCGACGGATGACCTGGCGATGCAGGTGCCCCTGTTCGGCATGGTAAGTCGCCTGGTTCAGCAAAAAGGCCTGGATCTGGTGCTCGCCGCTTTACCGCATTGGCTGGCGCATACGGATGCGCGCTTCGTGTTTGTCGGTAGCGGCGATAGTAAATATGAAGCCAGTCTGTGTGAGTTTGCTGTGGGCTACCCACACCGCATTGGCGTGTGTATCGGGTATGACGAAGCACTGGCGCATCTGGTAGAGGCGGGGTCAGATTTGTTCCTGATGCCGTCGCAGTTTGAGCCTTGTGGCCTGAATCAAATGTATAGCCTGCGTTATGGAACCCCCCCCGTTGTTTACCGTACCGGAGGATTGGCCGATACGGTAATTGATGCGAGTATGGAACATCAGACGCAGGGGATAGCTAATGGATTTGTATTTGATAAATTTGACGTTGAAACCCTGATTGCTACCGTTGAACGGGCGATAGCCTGTTATGACCAACCACGCCTTTGGCAGGCATTGTTAAGAACCGGCATGAAGCATTCGTTTGGCTGGGAGCATAGTGCGCAATCGTATTTGGCTTTATATAGAGCGACATCCAGTAAATGA
- a CDS encoding glycogen/starch/alpha-glucan phosphorylase → MTIKPYTPYYYRPFTLEPLGCDAVTLGHNFKHYLSYHLGRFHGCAPNYIYEALAYTVRDRLMVDWRNTWNTQLEQGTRRGHYMSLEFLIGRAMGNHLLNMGIKTAADQAMLDYSHKLEEVIEEEPDAGLGNGGLGRLAACFMDSCASLRLPVMGYGIRYEYGMFRQYIENGYQKEAADHWLQNGNPWEIERIEYAQHIQFGGHTEHYIDNNGRARARWVGTEDILAIPFDMPVSGYRNQTVNTLRLWKAAATEEFNLDEFNAGSYTEAVQAKNQAEHISMVLYPNDSSENGKELRLRQQYFLASASLKDAIRIWVKHGEFDYQRFAAENVFQMNDTHPTIAVAELMRILLDDNGVEWDEAWAITSQCMAYTNHTLLPEALEKWPVSLFERLLPRLLEIIYEINAHFLRVVSMKWPGDTDRQRRMSIIEEGPVRHVRMAWLAIVGSFSVNGVAALHSQLLRDGLFHDFYQLWPEKFNNKTNGVTPRRWVAHANPGMTALISEHIGDEWIADLSLIERLKSMVPMENKVFHANWHAVKMANKQRLAALVKSDCHVDFDPAALFDVQVKRIHEYKRQLLNVLHVVHLYLRIKHGHLDNWVNRCVLIGGKAAPGYYMAKSIIKLINSVADVVNNDPDVNGRLKLAFLPNYRVSAMEIIAPATDLSEQISTAGKEASGTGNMKFMMNGALTIGTYDGANIEIMDAVGAENFFLFGLRAEQVEVLRHDYRPWQYVEQDQDLREVIDLIRCGHFNPSEPGIFDSILDGMLSPSDPWMTLADFRGYVEAQQAVSTAWQDTEKWTQMSIMNTACSGFFSTDRTMMEYNRDIWKLTQAESA, encoded by the coding sequence ATGACCATTAAGCCATATACACCGTATTATTATCGACCATTTACGTTGGAACCATTGGGGTGTGATGCTGTTACATTAGGACACAATTTTAAGCATTATTTGTCCTATCATCTGGGTCGGTTTCATGGTTGTGCGCCGAATTATATTTACGAGGCCCTCGCCTACACCGTGCGAGACAGACTGATGGTGGATTGGCGCAATACCTGGAACACCCAGCTGGAACAAGGTACGCGGCGTGGTCATTATATGTCCCTGGAATTCCTTATTGGTCGTGCAATGGGTAATCACTTGCTCAATATGGGGATCAAAACAGCTGCAGATCAGGCGATGCTGGATTACAGCCATAAACTGGAAGAAGTGATAGAGGAAGAGCCTGACGCCGGATTGGGTAACGGTGGTCTAGGTCGGCTGGCAGCCTGCTTTATGGATAGTTGTGCCTCATTACGGCTGCCGGTAATGGGGTACGGTATCCGTTATGAATATGGCATGTTCCGTCAATATATTGAAAACGGTTATCAGAAGGAAGCGGCCGATCACTGGCTGCAAAACGGTAATCCGTGGGAAATAGAACGTATTGAGTATGCGCAGCATATCCAGTTCGGCGGGCATACCGAGCATTATATTGATAATAATGGCAGAGCTCGTGCGCGCTGGGTCGGAACGGAAGACATTCTGGCGATTCCGTTTGATATGCCGGTCTCGGGTTATCGCAATCAGACCGTTAATACATTGCGGTTATGGAAAGCAGCGGCTACCGAAGAGTTTAATCTTGATGAATTTAATGCGGGCAGTTACACGGAAGCCGTGCAGGCCAAAAATCAGGCAGAGCATATTTCCATGGTGTTGTACCCGAATGACAGCAGTGAGAACGGTAAGGAATTGCGATTGCGTCAGCAATATTTCCTGGCTTCTGCCAGTCTGAAAGATGCGATTCGTATCTGGGTCAAACATGGTGAATTTGATTACCAGCGTTTTGCGGCGGAAAATGTGTTCCAGATGAATGACACTCATCCCACCATTGCGGTTGCCGAACTGATGCGGATATTGCTGGACGACAATGGCGTGGAATGGGATGAGGCTTGGGCGATTACTTCGCAATGCATGGCTTATACCAATCATACCTTGTTGCCGGAAGCGCTGGAAAAATGGCCGGTTAGCCTGTTTGAACGGTTGTTGCCGCGATTGCTGGAAATTATTTATGAAATCAATGCGCATTTTCTGCGTGTTGTGTCGATGAAATGGCCGGGTGATACCGACCGCCAGCGTCGCATGTCTATCATAGAAGAAGGACCGGTGCGGCACGTGCGCATGGCTTGGTTAGCCATAGTCGGCAGTTTTTCTGTTAATGGGGTGGCTGCGCTGCATTCCCAGTTATTGCGCGATGGCTTGTTCCATGATTTCTATCAATTGTGGCCAGAGAAGTTCAACAATAAAACCAATGGCGTCACGCCGCGACGCTGGGTAGCGCATGCGAATCCAGGCATGACCGCATTGATTAGTGAGCATATCGGTGACGAGTGGATAGCTGATTTAAGTCTGATCGAGCGGCTTAAATCTATGGTGCCAATGGAAAACAAAGTGTTTCATGCAAACTGGCATGCTGTGAAAATGGCCAATAAACAACGTCTGGCCGCGTTGGTTAAATCGGACTGCCATGTGGATTTTGATCCTGCTGCATTGTTTGATGTGCAGGTGAAACGCATCCATGAATATAAGCGGCAGTTGCTCAATGTGTTGCATGTCGTGCATCTGTATCTGCGCATCAAACATGGCCATTTGGATAACTGGGTGAATCGCTGCGTGCTGATTGGAGGCAAGGCGGCGCCAGGTTATTACATGGCAAAGTCCATCATCAAGCTGATAAATAGTGTGGCGGATGTGGTTAACAATGACCCGGATGTGAATGGGCGTTTGAAGCTCGCATTTCTGCCAAATTACCGCGTGTCGGCCATGGAGATCATTGCACCTGCAACAGATTTATCTGAGCAGATTTCCACCGCAGGTAAAGAGGCATCCGGAACAGGTAATATGAAGTTCATGATGAATGGCGCACTGACTATCGGTACCTATGACGGTGCTAATATTGAAATCATGGATGCTGTGGGAGCGGAAAACTTCTTCCTGTTTGGATTGCGTGCCGAGCAGGTCGAAGTGCTACGACATGATTACCGTCCGTGGCAGTATGTTGAGCAGGATCAGGATCTACGAGAAGTGATTGATTTGATTCGCTGTGGCCATTTTAATCCATCCGAGCCGGGGATATTTGATAGTATCCTCGATGGAATGCTGAGCCCATCAGATCCATGGATGACTTTAGCTGATTTCCGTGGCTATGTTGAGGCGCAACAAGCTGTATCTACCGCTTGGCAGGATACGGAGAAATGGACGCAAATGAGTATCATGAATACGGCTTGCAGCGGCTTCTTCTCTACGGACCGCACTATGATGGAATATAACCGTGATATCTGGAAACTGACTCAGGCTGAATCTGCCTGA